The Rhodospirillales bacterium genome includes the window TCTTGGCCGTACCCAGCATATCCACGGTCACGTTTTCCAGCTTGATCCCGATATCTTCGGAAATCACCTGACCACCGGTCAGAGTCGCCATGTCTTCCAGCATCGCTTTCCGGCGATCGCCAAAGCCCGGCGCTTTCACAGCCGCAACCTTCAGGCCGCCGCGCAGCTTGTTGACCACGAGAGTCGCCAGCGCTTCGCCTTCGATGTCTTCAGCAATAATCAGAAGCGGGCGACCGCTCTGAACCACAGCTTCCAAAATCGGCAGCATCGCCTGCAGGTTCGACAGTTTGGATTCATGCAGCAAGATATAAGGGTTTTCGAGATTGCAAACCATCTTGTCGGCATCGGTGATGAAGTAAGGCGACAGGTAACCACGGTCAAACTGCATACCTTCCACCACGTTCAGCTCGTTAGACAGCGATTTGGCTTCTTCAACCGTAATCACGCCTTCCTTACCGACTTTTTCCATGGCTTCCGCCAGCATAGCGCCGATTTCGGAATCGCCATTGGCGGAAATAGTGCCGACCTGTTTGATCTCATCGTTGGTTTTGACCTTTTTGGCCCGCTCTTCGATGCTGGCAACCACGGCTTCCACAGCGCGGTCAATCCCGCGTTTCAGGTCCATCGGGTTCATCCCCGCAGCCACAGCCTTCACACCTTCACGAACCATGGCCTGCGCCAAAACCGTCGTCGTGGTCGTACCGTCACCGGCCAGATCGTTTTGTTTCTTGGCCGCTTCGCAAACCAGTTGCGCGCCCATGTTTTCAAATTTGTCTTCCAGCTGGATTTCCTTGGCAACGGTCACACCATCTTTCGTGATACGCGGCGCGCCAAAGGACTTATCCAAAATCACATTCCGGCCCTTGGGACCCAACGTGACCTTCACAGCATCAGCCAGAACATTGACACCGGCCAGCATACGCTTGCGGGCATCTTCATGAAATTTAACTTGTTTAGCACTCATCTGAGTTCTTCCTTTTCTTTAAAATTGGCATTTGTAATCTTCGTTTCAGGCAAACCCTTAAAACTAAGCAGCAGCCTCGATTACACCCATAATGTCGCTTTCCTTCATAACCAGCATCTCTTCACCGTCAATGGTGACTTCCGTGCCGGACCATTTGGAAAACAGAACGCGGTCGCCGGCTTTGACATCCAGCGGAACAACTTTCCCGCTCTCATCACGTGCGCCGGAACCCACAGCGACAATTTCACCTTCCATAGGTTTTTCTTTAACCGTATCTGGAATGATGATGCCCCCAGGGGTCTTCTCATCGATCTCCACACGGCGCAGAAGCACACGATCATGCAAAGGACGAAATTTCATTTTGGTTTCTCCTTGGATTTTTTCTTGGTTAAAACACAATGACCATTTTCCAGAAGCCCAAATTCAGGCGCCTCTATCTTATGGCCGAGAGTCATTTAAAGCACAGTTGCGGGGATTTCAAGTCTTTTCCCATAGGAACACGAGACTTAAACCGGGCAACCTTAAAACTTTTGAAACCAAATTCGTGCTATCATTATAACTGGTGAAACAGAAGGTTTTTGCATAGATGGCTGATTTTAATAGGCAAATCATGGAAAACTACCGCCTGACAACGGCGGAGATCATCTATCGCCTACCGGATTACCCGGATTTCCTGCAATCCTTCATATGGCAAAACTATGATATCGCTCCAAAATTCCCGGAACTTCATAACTTCTTGAATTTCTGGAAGAAAGAGATCGAAGGCTCCATTCACTCAGTTTATGTCGCCAGCAAAAAAATCATAACGCCATCCGATTTCGGTTTCCACGATTATGAAGTCACACTCCAGTAACGCCCAGCCCCCCGTCTGAAAACGAAAAAGCCGCCCCAAAGGGCGGCCTTTTGTAATCTTATCTGTCTGTACAAACGCTTATTTGCGTTGTGCAGATTCGAACACGCGCTCAGCTTTATGGGTCTCAACAACCGGAGCCGGTGCTTCCATAGACGTTGCCGTACGCTCATCAGCGTAAGGAGCTTGACGCTCGTAGCTGTAATCAACGTCATCGCCATTTGCTGCACAAGCAGACACGGCCATTGCGGCACCAATCATACATACTGTCATAATCTTTTTCATTTTAGCTCTCTTTCTTCAATCAAAGATTAAATTACGGAACAAACCAACTATGCTCTGCATACGCTGAAGAGCAAAACCTATTCCTTTATACACACATATATAGACAACACAAAGAACATTGCACACTGTTTTTTCAATTTTTTTCTTTTTTTTCAGCTTTTTCTTAAATCAGGTATTGTTATTTTTCTGTACCTTCCGAAAGTATGCCTCAATCCCTTCCCGGAGGGAACCTGCAATTTTCCGCCGGTAATCAGTCTGGTTCAACATCTGCGCCTCCTGCCTGTTGGACATAAAGCCCATCTCCACAAGGACAGAAGGAATATCCGGTGCCTTCAGCACCGCAAATCCGGCATAACGATGCGGGTTTTCGAGCGTTTTAACACTGCTGCTTTTCATGGTCACCACCATGGTATTGGCCAGGAATTTTGACTGGTTCATCGTATCGCGCATCGCCAGATCAACCAGGATACTGGCCACCGTTTCATCTTCGACGCTCAAATCAACCCCGGCAATCAGGTCTGCCCGGTTTTCCCGCGCCGCCAGCCGTTCAGTCTGGGCATCCGAGGCTTTCTCCGACAGCGTATAAATCGAAGCGCCGCGAACATTTGACTTGTCGATGGAATCCGCATGCAGGGAAACAAACAGATCGGCATTCCTTTTCCGGGCATACGCCACGCGCTTGTGAAGGCGAATATAGGTATCCGTATCGCGGGTCAGGTGAACGGTATACCGTCCGGTCGCCTCTAATTGGCGTTTTAGCTCTTTGGCCATGGCCAGCGTCACATGCTTTTCGAACACGCCATTGGCACCGACCGCGCCGGGATCAGTGCCGCCATGACCGGGATCAATAACGATAATCGGTTTTTCTGTACGGGGCGGTATGCCGTCCGGCAAAGGCGGCTTGTGCGGCGGAACAATCATCCCCCCCGCCGTTTTGATCGTCTTTTGCGCCTGATTGCCGGCTTCTTGGGGCATGGAAGAAACAGCCATATTGCTGGCCATCACCGGCGTGACATTATCGACATCCAGATTGCCCAGCAACCGGCCTTTATATTGCAGGAATTCATCCTGATTCGCAGATGAAAAATCGAGAACCAGCCGATGCGGATGATCCCTGTCCTGTGGCAAAATAAATGCCGAGCGAATCACAACCGGCCCCGCCATATCAACGACTATGCGGGAAACTCCCGGCTTTAAGCGCCCCTGACGAACATCCTTGACCGCGCCGCCGACAGGCTTGGCGATCGCCCCGGCCTGCCAGTCAAAGTCCGGCAAATCGACAACCATCCGGTAGGGATCGGCCAAAACGAAAGCGCGAAAATCTGTTTTTTCGCTCAGGTCAACGACCAGACGCGTTTTATCCGGATGCGCGCCGAAACGGA containing:
- the groL gene encoding chaperonin GroEL (60 kDa chaperone family; promotes refolding of misfolded polypeptides especially under stressful conditions; forms two stacked rings of heptamers to form a barrel-shaped 14mer; ends can be capped by GroES; misfolded proteins enter the barrel where they are refolded when GroES binds), with the protein product MSAKQVKFHEDARKRMLAGVNVLADAVKVTLGPKGRNVILDKSFGAPRITKDGVTVAKEIQLEDKFENMGAQLVCEAAKKQNDLAGDGTTTTTVLAQAMVREGVKAVAAGMNPMDLKRGIDRAVEAVVASIEERAKKVKTNDEIKQVGTISANGDSEIGAMLAEAMEKVGKEGVITVEEAKSLSNELNVVEGMQFDRGYLSPYFITDADKMVCNLENPYILLHESKLSNLQAMLPILEAVVQSGRPLLIIAEDIEGEALATLVVNKLRGGLKVAAVKAPGFGDRRKAMLEDMATLTGGQVISEDIGIKLENVTVDMLGTAKKVAITKDETTIVDGAGDKGDINSRVAQIKAQIEETSSDYDKEKLQERLAKLAGGVAVIRVGGATEVEVKERKDRVDDAMHATRAAVEEGIVAGGGSALLFSTNALAKLKGDNNDQQVGIDIVRRALQAPVRQIAENAGVEGSIVVGKLLEKNEADFGYNAQSGEYCDLVKDGVIDPAKVVRTALQDAASVAGLLITTEAMVTDAPDDKSSSAGSMGDMGGMGGMGGMGMM
- a CDS encoding co-chaperone GroES; its protein translation is MKFRPLHDRVLLRRVEIDEKTPGGIIIPDTVKEKPMEGEIVAVGSGARDESGKVVPLDVKAGDRVLFSKWSGTEVTIDGEEMLVMKESDIMGVIEAAA
- a CDS encoding Usg family protein — encoded protein: MADFNRQIMENYRLTTAEIIYRLPDYPDFLQSFIWQNYDIAPKFPELHNFLNFWKKEIEGSIHSVYVASKKIITPSDFGFHDYEVTLQ
- a CDS encoding N-acetylmuramoyl-L-alanine amidase → MAGLLLTVTLLMAGWPASARALSIDGIRFGAHPDKTRLVVDLSEKTDFRAFVLADPYRMVVDLPDFDWQAGAIAKPVGGAVKDVRQGRLKPGVSRIVVDMAGPVVIRSAFILPQDRDHPHRLVLDFSSANQDEFLQYKGRLLGNLDVDNVTPVMASNMAVSSMPQEAGNQAQKTIKTAGGMIVPPHKPPLPDGIPPRTEKPIIVIDPGHGGTDPGAVGANGVFEKHVTLAMAKELKRQLEATGRYTVHLTRDTDTYIRLHKRVAYARKRNADLFVSLHADSIDKSNVRGASIYTLSEKASDAQTERLAARENRADLIAGVDLSVEDETVASILVDLAMRDTMNQSKFLANTMVVTMKSSSVKTLENPHRYAGFAVLKAPDIPSVLVEMGFMSNRQEAQMLNQTDYRRKIAGSLREGIEAYFRKVQKNNNT